A genome region from Blautia coccoides includes the following:
- the mraZ gene encoding division/cell wall cluster transcriptional repressor MraZ — translation MFMGEYSHTIDAKGRLIIPAKFRDELGEDFVLTKGLDGCLSIYPNNEWKDFEEKLKALPLNDKNARAFVRFFVSSATQCELDKQGRILVPVTLREFAGLSKDVVLTGNLTRIEIWSKEKWMENSNCEDMDAIAEGMQSMGILI, via the coding sequence ATGTTCATGGGAGAGTATAGTCATACAATCGACGCAAAAGGAAGACTGATCATTCCGGCTAAATTCCGCGATGAGTTAGGCGAGGATTTTGTGCTGACCAAAGGTCTGGACGGTTGTCTGTCTATCTACCCGAACAATGAATGGAAGGATTTCGAGGAAAAGCTGAAAGCTTTACCGCTTAATGATAAAAATGCAAGGGCCTTCGTACGTTTTTTTGTTTCCAGTGCAACACAATGTGAACTGGACAAGCAGGGGAGAATTCTCGTACCGGTTACGCTGCGGGAGTTTGCTGGTCTGTCGAAGGATGTGGTGCTCACAGGAAACCTCACCAGGATTGAAATCTGGAGCAAGGAAAAATGGATGGAGAACAGCAATTGTGAAGATATGGATGCCATTGCAGAAGGGATGCAGTCCATGGGTATCTTAATATAA
- a CDS encoding Spo0E family sporulation regulatory protein-aspartic acid phosphatase — MRDKELEIRIEDARQRLDRAITEKRGMQTIMALSQILDRLIEEHICINQNNAELVG; from the coding sequence ATGAGAGATAAAGAGTTAGAAATACGAATAGAAGACGCACGGCAGAGACTGGACAGGGCAATCACTGAAAAACGAGGCATGCAGACCATTATGGCACTCAGCCAGATCTTAGACCGTTTGATTGAAGAACATATTTGTATCAACCAGAACAACGCAGAGCTTGTGGGGTAG
- the lgt gene encoding prolipoprotein diacylglyceryl transferase, with product MDMSIRFPHLGISLPHVGKTITIFGFDIAYYGIIIALAMIVGISIAMKEAKRTEQNPDTYLDMLMITMVTSVIGARAFYVIFSWEDYKDDLIQIFNTRNGGLAIYGGIIVGAVTVYIFGRVKKMNFPRTADTVCMGLVAGQIIGRWGNFFNREAFGGYTDGLFAMQLPVSAVRKNEITSAMWDHLVTIGGVEYIQVHPTFFYEGLWNLGVLLFLLWFRKKKKFQGELFLCYLAGYGAGRLWIEGLRTDQLLIPGIGIPVSQVLSAVLVVCSLMLIVHNRRKRLKEQGV from the coding sequence ATGGATATGTCCATTCGCTTTCCGCATCTGGGGATTTCACTGCCCCATGTGGGAAAAACAATCACAATTTTTGGCTTTGATATCGCTTATTACGGGATCATCATCGCTCTGGCCATGATTGTGGGAATCTCCATTGCCATGAAAGAGGCAAAGCGCACGGAGCAGAATCCGGACACTTACCTGGACATGCTAATGATTACCATGGTAACTTCTGTAATCGGGGCGAGAGCCTTTTATGTTATCTTTTCATGGGAAGACTATAAAGACGACCTGATACAGATATTCAATACCAGAAACGGCGGCCTGGCGATCTATGGGGGGATCATTGTCGGTGCCGTCACGGTTTACATTTTCGGCAGAGTGAAAAAGATGAATTTTCCGCGGACAGCGGACACAGTATGCATGGGACTTGTTGCCGGCCAGATCATTGGACGGTGGGGCAATTTTTTCAACCGGGAGGCCTTCGGCGGTTATACAGACGGGCTTTTCGCCATGCAGCTCCCTGTCTCAGCAGTCAGGAAAAATGAGATCACATCTGCTATGTGGGACCATCTGGTAACGATAGGCGGTGTGGAATACATCCAGGTTCATCCCACATTCTTCTATGAAGGATTGTGGAACCTGGGAGTCCTGCTGTTCCTGTTGTGGTTCCGAAAAAAGAAAAAATTCCAGGGAGAGTTGTTTTTATGTTACCTGGCAGGTTACGGAGCCGGCAGGCTTTGGATAGAAGGACTTCGTACGGATCAGCTTTTGATCCCGGGTATAGGAATTCCGGTGTCACAGGTGTTATCCGCCGTTCTCGTGGTATGTTCCCTTATGCTTATCGTACACAACAGAAGGAAGAGGCTGAAAGAACAAGGAGTGTAG
- the ychF gene encoding redox-regulated ATPase YchF — MKLGIVGLPNVGKSTLFNSLTKAGAESANYPFCTIDPNVGIVAVPDERLKLLGDFYHSKKVTPAVIEFVDIAGLVKGASKGEGLGNQFLANIREVDAIVHVVRCFEDENVVHVDGNIDPLRDIETINLELIFSDLEILERRIAKTTKSARMDKEAAKELELLKKLKAHLEDGKPASTFEPDNEDEEGFMKDYNLLTGKPVIYAANVSEDDLADDAVSNPHVQKVREYAEETGSEVFALCAQIEQEIAELDDDEKKEFLEDLGIEKSGLEKLIVASYRLLGLLSFLTSGEDETRAWTIKVGTKAPQAAGKIHTDFERGFIKAEVVNYRDLLDCGSYAGAREKGLVRMEGKDYVVQDGDVILFRFNV; from the coding sequence ATGAAGTTAGGAATTGTCGGTTTACCGAATGTAGGGAAGAGTACCCTTTTTAACTCTCTGACAAAAGCTGGAGCGGAGTCAGCAAACTATCCGTTCTGTACGATAGATCCCAATGTGGGCATTGTGGCTGTGCCGGATGAGCGACTGAAACTCTTAGGGGATTTTTATCATTCCAAAAAAGTGACGCCGGCGGTAATTGAATTTGTGGATATTGCAGGGCTTGTGAAAGGGGCATCCAAAGGAGAAGGCCTTGGAAATCAGTTCCTTGCCAATATCCGGGAGGTGGATGCCATTGTTCATGTTGTGAGATGCTTTGAGGATGAAAACGTAGTACATGTTGACGGAAATATTGACCCGCTGCGCGACATTGAAACGATAAATCTGGAGCTGATATTCTCAGATTTGGAGATATTGGAGAGAAGGATTGCCAAAACAACAAAATCTGCCCGTATGGACAAAGAGGCAGCAAAAGAGCTGGAGCTTTTAAAGAAGCTGAAGGCTCATCTGGAGGATGGAAAACCTGCCTCCACATTTGAACCTGATAACGAGGATGAGGAAGGCTTTATGAAAGATTACAACCTCCTCACCGGAAAACCGGTCATCTACGCGGCTAATGTATCCGAGGATGACCTTGCAGATGATGCAGTCTCCAATCCTCACGTACAAAAGGTAAGGGAATATGCAGAAGAGACAGGAAGCGAAGTGTTCGCACTGTGTGCTCAGATAGAGCAGGAGATCGCGGAGCTGGATGATGATGAGAAGAAAGAATTCCTGGAGGATCTGGGAATAGAGAAGTCAGGGCTGGAGAAACTTATAGTAGCCAGCTACAGGCTGCTTGGACTTTTAAGCTTCCTCACATCCGGTGAAGATGAGACCAGGGCATGGACCATAAAGGTAGGTACCAAAGCGCCGCAGGCGGCAGGAAAAATACACACGGATTTCGAGCGCGGCTTTATTAAAGCCGAGGTAGTGAACTACAGGGATTTACTCGACTGCGGTTCCTATGCAGGCGCCAGGGAAAAAGGCCTGGTCCGCATGGAAGGAAAAGACTACGTTGTGCAGGACGGCGATGTGATTTTATTCCGCTTTAACGTTTAA